In the Mauremys mutica isolate MM-2020 ecotype Southern chromosome 13, ASM2049712v1, whole genome shotgun sequence genome, one interval contains:
- the LOC123347331 gene encoding olfactory receptor 1509-like gives MVLLGLSQPRVLSLALAILLLLSYAAVLLGNLSIILTIRAEPRLAASPMYYLLGNLSLVDLCYSSVTTPGMALGLLSGHATIPLGECLGQLFFLHFLGCTEIFLLTAMAYDRYVAICQPLHYTTIMGCHTCAGLVAGSWMGALAHSLVQTLLAATLPYCGPNHIDHYFCDVAPLLGVACTDTSLMEILVVSNTGAISLGCFLVLLVSYGVILATLRRRSAEGRRKALSTCTAHLMVVAIFFGPCIFIYTRPFSTIPADKVVSLLATVVTPVLNPLIYTLRNTEMKGAMRRLWGRQVRAEK, from the coding sequence ATGGTCTTGCTGGGCCTCTCACAGCCCCGGGTCCTTAGCCTGGCTTTGGccatcctgctcctcctctcctacgcagccgtgctcctGGGGAACCTGTCCATCATCCTGACCATCCGCGCTGAGCCACGCCTGGCCGCCTCCCCCATGTACTACCTCCTGGGCAACCTCTCCCTGGTGGACCTGTGCTACTCCTCAGTCACCACCCCCGGGATGGCACTGGGGCTGCTCTCTGGCCATGCCACTATCCCCTTGGGTGAGTGTCTGGGCCAACTCTTCTTCCTGCACTTCTTGGGCTGCACCGAGATCTTCCTCCTCACCGCCATGGCCTACgaccgctacgtggccatctgccagCCCCTGCACTACACGACCATCATGGGCTGCCACACCTGCGCCGGGCTGGTGGCCGGCTCCTGGATGGGGGCCCTGGCCCACTCTTTGGTACAGACCCTACTGGCCGCCACATTGCCCTACTGTGGCCCCAACCACATCGACCACTATTTCTGTGATGTGGCCCCACTGCTAGGCGTGGCCTGCACTGACACATCCCTGATGGAGATCCTGGTTGTGTCCAACACCGGGGCcatctccctgggctgcttcctggtGTTGCTGGTCTCCTACGGGGTCATCCTGGCCACCTTGCGGCGCCGCTCTGCTGAGGGCCGGCGCAAGGCCCTGTCTACCTGCACGGCCCATCTGATGGTGGTGGCCATCTTTTTCGGACCCTGCATCTTCATCTACACTCGGCCCTTCTCCACCATCCCGGCTGACAAGGTGGTGTCGCTGCTGGCCACTGTGGTGACACCCGTGCTCAACCCACTGATCTACACCCTGAGGAACACAGAGATGAAGGGAGCCATGAGGcggctgtggggcaggcaggtGAGAGCAGAGAAGTGA
- the LOC123347332 gene encoding olfactory receptor 4Q3-like: MFQMVIATHFWTSPHDDVIPPVCTCGPSPERPIYLEGISGYPENYVELMNGSVVSQFTLLGLSHSHPLQLLLFGLVSACYTASLLGNLLIVVTVRVDPDLLQSPMYFFLANLSLIDMALGSVAAPKMLSDLLSQGSTISYGGCMAQLFFLHFLGGSEMFLLTLMAYDRYVAICHPLSYAETMHRHRCLGLLATCWAGGLLHSSTQLVLVAWLPFCGPSKLDNFYCDVPQVVKLACSDTYVMEILMVSNSGLISLVCFLVLLGSYGVILVTLRGRFGDGGGRKALSTCSAHLMVVSLIFVPCIFVYLRPFSSSQMDKMASIFYTIITPVLNPIIYTLRNREIKEAMKRLRTRLWFPCWT; the protein is encoded by the exons ATGTTCCAGATGGTTATAGCAACCCACTTCTGGACCA GTCctcatgatgatgtgatcccaccagtctgcaCTTGTGGCCCCTCTCCAGAAAGGCCGATCTACTTAGAAGGCATCAGTGGTTATCCCGAGAATT ACGTTGAGCTGATGAACGGTTCAGTGGTCTCACAGTTCACCCTCCTGGGCCTGTCCCACTCCCACCCTCTCCAGCTTCTCCTCTTTGGCCTGGTCTCAGCCTGCTACACCGCCAGCCTGCTGGGCAACCTCCTCATTGTGGTGACCGTGCGGGTGGACCCCGACCTCCTCCAgtcccccatgtacttcttcctggccAACCTCTCACTCATCGACATGGCCCTCGGCTCAGTGGCTGCTCCCAAGATGCTCAGCGACTTGCTGAGCCAGGGCAGCACCATCTCCTATGGGGGCTGCATGGCCCAGCTTTTCTTCCTTCATTTCCTTGGCGGCTCTGAGATGTTCCTCCTCACACTCATGGCCTACgaccgctacgtggccatctgccaccCACTGAGCTACGCTGAGACCATGCACCGCCACCGCTGCCTGGGCCTCTTGGCAACCTGCTGGGCTGGAGGCTTGCTCCACTCTTCCACCCAGCTGGTGTTGGTGGCATGGCTGCCATTTTGTGGGCCCAGCAAGCTGGACAATTTCTACTGCGATGTACCCCAGGTGGTCAAGCTAGCCTGCAGTGACACCTACGTGATGGAGATACTCATGGTGTCCAACAGTGGTCTGATCTCGCTGGTCTGCTTCCTGGTCTTGCTGGGTTCATACGGTGTCATCTTAGTGACCCTCAGAGGACGCTTTGGTGATGGAGGTGGCAGGAAGGCTTTGTCCACCTGTAGTGCCCACCTGATGGTGGTGAGCCTCATCTTTGTGCCCTGCATTTTCGTCTACCTCCGGCCTTTCTCCAGCTCGCAGATGGACAAGATGGCCTCCATCTTCTACACCATCATCACGCCAGTGCTGAACCCCATTATCTACACCCTGAGGAACCGGGAGATCAAGGAAGCCATGAAGCGACTGAGGACTAGGCTTTGGTTCCCTTGTTGGACATAG